From the Trabulsiella odontotermitis genome, the window TGATACCGGTTAGCCATCGTTTCGTTCAGTTCGGCTTTGCCTTCTTCATATGCCAGCCCGCAAAAGTAACTGTAGGCATACAGACAAACAATAATCCCTACTTCGCGCGCGCTGCATTCACCTTCAAAATAGTTAGGTAACGAGAGCCAAAGAGGTTGGGGCGCTTCCATAAAAAACGCGCCATTGCTGGCCTGAAGGTATTCCCAATACCCTCCCTGGTAGTCTTTAGCGTAACGATTCAGAAAGGACTGAATGAAGTGATCTGCGCTGAAGAAAGCGCCACGAAATGCCGCAGGCATGAAGTTCATGCGGGCGTTTTCAGAAATGTAGCGGGCGGTGATTTCGATAGTTTCCATGATACTTCCTCTTTAAGCCGATACCGGCGATGGTTAAGCGGCAGGCACATCACCTGCCACTTTTTAATTATCGTACAATGGGGCGTTAAAGTCAATACAAGTACGGATTATATTTACCTAATTTTATGCCCGTCAGAGCATGGAAGGCGACCTCGCCGGACTCCACCGGACACCGGGGGCAAATCGCCGGAAACTGCGGGACTGACCG encodes:
- the ardB gene encoding antirestriction protein ArdB gives rise to the protein METIEITARYISENARMNFMPAAFRGAFFSADHFIQSFLNRYAKDYQGGYWEYLQASNGAFFMEAPQPLWLSLPNYFEGECSAREVGIIVCLYAYSYFCGLAYEEGKAELNETMANRYHLLREYVNTLENESQNRIYRAID